One Defluviitoga tunisiensis genomic window carries:
- a CDS encoding protein-glutamate methylesterase/protein-glutamine glutaminase, translating to MRMVLKDIIDQQPDMKVVGFAKDGVEAIDKIITLKPDVVTLDIEMPKKNGLEVLSEIMQKSPTRIIMVSSLTSNDADITIECLEKGAFDFIQKPAGSTSWTFRDVQDELLNKIRESMKVSLDKLTTVQHIPRRKSRKRLDFNIVGQKIVLIASSTGGPRSLDVIIPQLPENLNAPVIIIQHMPPGFTKSLADRLDKISNLRVKEAEDGEILQKNIVYVAPGDYHLGLKGNDFKVRLFLDKSEKINNVRPAADFTFDLAAEIYKKNSIAVILTGMGRDGSKGAFKIKHYGGKVISEAKETCVVYGMPKVVAEEGYADYILPNYKIPEKIVELLSNSNASKGGKV from the coding sequence ATGCGAATGGTGTTAAAAGATATAATTGACCAACAACCAGATATGAAGGTCGTTGGTTTTGCAAAAGATGGAGTAGAAGCAATAGACAAAATTATTACATTAAAACCTGATGTGGTTACCCTTGATATAGAAATGCCTAAAAAGAATGGGTTAGAGGTTTTATCAGAGATTATGCAGAAGTCTCCTACTCGTATAATTATGGTAAGTAGCTTAACTTCAAATGACGCAGATATTACTATAGAATGTCTTGAAAAAGGTGCTTTTGATTTTATCCAAAAACCTGCTGGAAGCACTTCTTGGACTTTTAGAGATGTACAAGATGAACTTTTGAACAAAATAAGAGAGAGTATGAAAGTATCCCTCGATAAACTAACAACTGTTCAACATATCCCTAGAAGAAAATCCCGAAAAAGACTGGACTTTAATATAGTTGGCCAAAAAATTGTTTTAATTGCAAGTTCAACTGGGGGACCTAGATCTTTAGACGTCATTATTCCACAATTACCTGAAAATTTAAATGCCCCTGTTATTATTATTCAACATATGCCTCCGGGTTTCACAAAATCTTTAGCCGACAGGCTGGACAAAATATCTAATTTAAGAGTAAAGGAGGCAGAAGACGGAGAAATTCTTCAAAAAAATATCGTATACGTAGCTCCTGGAGATTATCATCTTGGTTTAAAAGGTAACGACTTTAAGGTTAGGCTTTTTCTTGATAAAAGCGAAAAGATAAACAACGTGAGACCAGCCGCTGACTTTACCTTTGACTTAGCTGCTGAAATATATAAAAAAAATTCCATTGCTGTAATATTAACTGGAATGGGACGTGATGGCTCAAAGGGAGCTTTTAAAATAAAACATTACGGTGGAAAAGTAATCTCAGAAGCAAAAGAAACTTGTGTGGTTTACGGTATGCCAAAGGTGGTTGCAGAAGAAGGTTATGCAGACTATATACTTCCAAATTATAAAATTCCCGAAAAAATTGTAGAATTGCTTTCAAATTCAAATGCTTCAAAAGGGGGAAAGGTATGA
- a CDS encoding deoxycytidylate deaminase, giving the protein MEKNEEVELYLKNKKILKYNSKSRSDWDEYFMDVALLVSKRSTCIHRKVGAIIVKDKRILATGYNQPPSGFPHCDEIGCIRDDLNIKSGEHQEICYGLHAEQNALMQAAKFGIRTEDSIIYVTHQPCSICARLIINAGIKKVYFRESYPDALTKFFFEACGIETKII; this is encoded by the coding sequence TTGGAAAAAAATGAAGAGGTTGAACTATATTTAAAAAATAAGAAAATCTTAAAATACAACTCAAAAAGTAGAAGTGATTGGGACGAATATTTCATGGATGTGGCACTATTGGTAAGTAAAAGATCTACTTGTATACACAGAAAAGTTGGAGCAATAATTGTAAAAGATAAAAGAATACTTGCCACCGGATACAATCAACCTCCCTCTGGATTTCCACACTGTGATGAAATTGGATGTATAAGAGATGATTTAAATATTAAAAGTGGAGAACATCAAGAGATTTGTTATGGACTTCATGCTGAGCAAAATGCTTTAATGCAGGCAGCTAAATTTGGCATTAGAACAGAGGACTCTATTATATACGTTACCCACCAACCTTGCTCCATTTGTGCCAGACTGATTATAAATGCTGGCATAAAAAAAGTGTATTTCAGAGAAAGTTATCCTGATGCATTGACAAAATTTTTCTTTGAAGCATGTGGAATAGAAACAAAAATTATTTAA
- a CDS encoding diacylglycerol kinase family protein, giving the protein MNNSNKNNNSKIPNKNISLKQSFSFAFKGLIYIYKMERNFRIQSIVGITVLIVSLFCNLSTIEFIFLLFTVMLVLVMETLNTVVEKLLDFIHPIYNSTIKTIKDISAALVLITSVFAVVIGIIIFGRALFNLHPKYGIIIATIFLLILNLLGALYKTDD; this is encoded by the coding sequence ATGAATAATAGTAATAAAAATAATAATAGTAAGATACCAAATAAAAACATTTCTTTAAAACAAAGTTTTTCTTTTGCTTTTAAGGGGTTAATTTATATATATAAAATGGAAAGAAATTTTCGAATACAGAGTATAGTGGGAATAACAGTTTTGATAGTGTCTCTTTTTTGTAATTTGTCAACTATAGAATTCATTTTTCTTCTCTTTACTGTGATGCTCGTTCTTGTTATGGAAACATTAAATACCGTTGTTGAAAAGTTACTTGATTTTATTCATCCTATTTACAATTCAACGATCAAAACCATAAAAGATATTTCAGCTGCATTAGTATTAATTACATCTGTATTTGCAGTAGTAATTGGTATAATAATATTTGGGAGAGCTTTATTTAATCTTCATCCTAAATATGGTATAATAATAGCGACAATTTTCCTTCTAATATTAAATTTGTTAGGTGCTCTATACAAAACTGACGACTGA
- a CDS encoding 2-oxoacid:acceptor oxidoreductase family protein encodes MSLSFSIPLAIRMVGEAGQGIILMGSILAKSLVKEGYWVAQSQHYGAQVRGGVSYCDTLFDIEPIDYPLADHFDVLYLMHGIGSNNIEKLKRNSILFYDEKFVEKLPQHINRITRKIVKVPASRVALEELSNINVANMISLGVLCSVTQLVSEEILIETVRENVSANYKDIDEKAVRIGYSLIEKRYPLKFYKKIERLGKGYE; translated from the coding sequence ATGAGCTTGTCATTTTCGATACCTCTTGCAATAAGAATGGTTGGTGAAGCCGGACAAGGAATAATCTTGATGGGTTCTATTCTTGCAAAGTCACTGGTAAAAGAAGGATATTGGGTAGCACAATCTCAACATTATGGAGCACAAGTTCGTGGAGGAGTTTCTTATTGTGATACACTGTTTGATATCGAGCCTATTGACTATCCATTAGCAGATCATTTTGATGTTTTGTATTTAATGCATGGTATAGGTTCTAACAACATTGAAAAACTCAAGAGAAATAGCATTTTATTCTATGATGAAAAGTTTGTAGAAAAACTTCCACAGCATATAAATAGAATTACAAGAAAAATAGTAAAAGTTCCAGCCTCTAGAGTTGCTTTAGAAGAATTATCAAATATAAACGTTGCAAATATGATAAGTTTAGGAGTATTATGTTCTGTTACTCAACTTGTTTCTGAAGAAATATTAATTGAAACTGTAAGAGAAAACGTATCGGCAAACTATAAAGATATTGATGAAAAAGCTGTTAGAATTGGGTATTCATTGATAGAAAAAAGATATCCTCTTAAATTTTATAAAAAAATTGAGAGGCTAGGAAAAGGTTATGAATAA
- a CDS encoding N-acetylmuramoyl-L-alanine amidase family protein, with translation MSSLNNNFKEFFIIGLFLLCFLSIFSKNVYFQWRELDVTSYFEENENTYIDLEVIAKLTNRSIDVFNSSLIYIKGEKWNVFIFPQNNLAIINSSESLNFYPNDLKEKNGKIYLTPELLAKVMDLELISNDSSVYLNVPLAQVKSIKTIIQKTDARIIIDLSSSPEDIGIYPLVNKSGYLLKIKGAEVPNSYIYEEYKNKINFIKAYHYSPTEVWVQIKLNNTANLNEIIEETRIVLDLSFEEEISLPVLVLDPGHGGIDSGAVGPTKVFEKDLTLAVAKKVQELLSTYNINVYLTRTTDIYVDLHDRAVFSNEKVADLFISLHMNDYPSDKTVSGSEVYYFDFSESAYARRIAYRENLDMTADKNIIQTWVSDKGNSLKQSESFAKILGSYINGNGIRFRGIYKAEFAVLAYTRGPAVLFEMEFISNPDVEKKFSSGHYVDTFAEIIKNAVVEYFNLK, from the coding sequence ATGAGTTCTTTAAATAATAACTTTAAAGAATTTTTTATTATTGGTCTTTTTCTTTTATGTTTTTTATCTATTTTTTCGAAAAATGTCTACTTTCAATGGAGAGAATTGGACGTTACGTCCTATTTTGAGGAAAACGAAAATACGTATATTGATCTGGAAGTTATTGCCAAACTTACAAATAGATCTATAGATGTATTTAATTCATCATTAATTTACATTAAAGGAGAAAAATGGAATGTTTTCATTTTTCCACAAAATAATTTGGCTATCATTAATAGTAGTGAATCTTTAAATTTTTATCCTAATGACTTAAAAGAGAAAAACGGGAAAATATATTTAACTCCAGAATTGTTAGCTAAAGTAATGGATCTAGAATTGATTTCTAACGATAGCTCTGTATATTTGAATGTTCCTTTAGCTCAGGTTAAGTCTATCAAAACTATTATTCAAAAAACAGATGCTAGGATTATAATTGATCTTTCGTCATCTCCTGAAGATATTGGTATTTATCCTTTAGTTAATAAATCAGGTTATCTCTTAAAAATTAAAGGTGCAGAAGTACCTAATTCATATATTTACGAAGAATATAAAAACAAAATTAACTTCATTAAAGCTTACCATTATTCGCCAACAGAAGTATGGGTTCAAATAAAGTTAAACAATACTGCTAACTTGAATGAAATTATTGAGGAGACAAGAATAGTACTTGATTTATCTTTTGAAGAAGAGATTAGTTTACCTGTGTTGGTGTTAGATCCTGGTCATGGAGGTATTGATTCAGGAGCTGTTGGACCTACTAAGGTCTTTGAAAAAGATCTTACTCTAGCAGTGGCAAAAAAGGTTCAAGAACTATTAAGCACGTATAATATCAATGTCTATCTTACTAGGACTACTGATATTTACGTGGATCTACACGACAGAGCTGTTTTTTCAAATGAAAAGGTAGCTGATTTATTCATTAGTTTACACATGAACGATTATCCTTCTGATAAAACAGTTTCAGGATCTGAAGTCTATTATTTTGATTTTTCTGAAAGTGCTTATGCAAGAAGAATTGCTTATCGTGAGAATTTAGATATGACAGCAGATAAAAATATAATTCAAACTTGGGTCAGCGATAAAGGAAATAGTCTGAAACAAAGTGAAAGTTTTGCCAAGATTTTAGGCAGTTATATCAATGGTAATGGAATAAGATTCAGAGGTATTTATAAGGCAGAATTTGCAGTTTTGGCTTATACTAGAGGTCCAGCAGTATTATTTGAAATGGAATTTATAAGCAATCCTGATGTGGAAAAAAAGTTTTCGTCTGGACATTACGTAGATACATTTGCAGAAATAATAAAAAATGCCGTAGTAGAATATTTTAATCTAAAGTAA
- a CDS encoding 2-oxoacid:ferredoxin oxidoreductase subunit beta — MPLEKYFHYLRQDRMTHIWCPGCGNGIIMKSFLEAASNLNLDKNKVAVVSGIGCSSRITGYLDFNTLHTLHGRAIPFATGVKLAKPDFDVIVMGGDGDLLAIGGNHFLHACRRNMDLTVIIFNNNIYGMTGGQYSPTTPKNGWATTSPYGNLEDNVDPVKLAITSGATYVARSTVFHYSLTTKYIENAIKHKGMSVVEVITNCHTYFGRYNQKPTPIQMLQYFKENSITLSKAEKMKVNELENKFIIGEFINIEKETYNERYDKLIKELSAGEVSKK, encoded by the coding sequence ATGCCTTTAGAAAAATATTTTCATTATTTAAGGCAAGACAGAATGACTCATATATGGTGCCCTGGTTGTGGAAATGGTATTATTATGAAAAGCTTTTTGGAAGCTGCCTCCAATCTCAATCTAGATAAAAACAAAGTGGCAGTTGTTTCTGGAATTGGTTGTTCTTCAAGAATCACAGGTTACCTCGATTTTAACACCTTACACACTTTACATGGTAGAGCAATTCCTTTTGCAACAGGGGTTAAATTAGCTAAACCAGATTTTGATGTAATAGTCATGGGTGGTGACGGCGATTTACTTGCCATTGGAGGAAATCATTTTTTACATGCCTGCAGAAGAAACATGGATTTAACCGTTATTATTTTTAACAATAACATATACGGCATGACAGGCGGACAATACTCTCCTACGACACCAAAAAACGGATGGGCTACTACCTCACCTTATGGAAATCTCGAAGATAATGTAGATCCTGTAAAGTTAGCTATAACTTCCGGCGCAACTTATGTTGCCAGATCAACTGTATTCCATTACTCATTAACCACCAAGTATATTGAAAATGCTATTAAACATAAGGGAATGTCGGTTGTAGAGGTTATTACTAACTGTCATACATATTTTGGTAGATACAATCAAAAGCCAACGCCTATTCAAATGTTACAGTATTTCAAAGAGAACTCTATAACATTAAGTAAGGCTGAAAAAATGAAAGTGAATGAACTAGAAAACAAATTTATTATCGGAGAATTTATTAATATAGAAAAAGAAACCTACAACGAAAGATACGATAAATTAATAAAAGAATTATCTGCTGGGGAGGTGTCAAAAAAATGA
- the acpS gene encoding holo-ACP synthase, translating to MIRGIGIDIVKIDRINDNNIKKILSIKEREIYNGFKGNRKKQEFAAGRFAAKEAIIKCFKSYIPYSRITILEKENGEPFIDADSSEYIFNQFGGEADIHITISHEREYAIAAAIVVDKCGM from the coding sequence ATGATTAGAGGGATAGGTATCGATATAGTGAAAATAGACAGAATAAATGACAATAACATTAAAAAAATACTATCTATTAAAGAGAGAGAAATATATAACGGGTTTAAAGGAAATAGGAAAAAACAAGAATTTGCAGCAGGTAGGTTTGCTGCAAAAGAGGCTATTATAAAATGTTTTAAGAGTTATATCCCATATTCAAGAATCACTATATTAGAAAAAGAAAATGGAGAACCTTTTATAGACGCTGATTCTTCAGAATATATATTTAATCAATTTGGAGGCGAAGCTGATATACATATAACAATATCTCATGAAAGAGAGTATGCAATAGCTGCCGCTATTGTTGTTGATAAATGTGGAATGTAA